One Microbacterium sp. zg-B96 genomic region harbors:
- a CDS encoding DUF3027 domain-containing protein, whose product MTSRPDPSDERLLAAHDLARAALREVTPEASIGDAAGYKLEDDGVVSLRFNNRLGGYPGWFWTVSIAAVEDSEPTVLEVELLPGDGALLAPEWVPWAVRLAEYQAAQAVQAAAAAESGELAASDDEDDDDLDDEEDDGDDVDDLDDLDASDFDDDGSAILHGGDLDGVDIDELDESAVDDDEDVDIDELDELDESAVDDDEDADEDEDESSDDAFVPVDDADRDESDD is encoded by the coding sequence ATGACTTCGAGGCCTGACCCCAGCGACGAACGACTGCTGGCCGCGCACGACCTCGCCCGCGCCGCGCTGCGCGAGGTGACCCCGGAGGCGTCGATCGGCGATGCCGCCGGCTACAAGCTCGAAGACGACGGTGTCGTCTCGCTGCGGTTCAACAACCGGCTCGGGGGCTACCCCGGCTGGTTCTGGACCGTCAGCATCGCCGCCGTCGAAGACTCCGAGCCGACCGTGCTCGAAGTGGAACTGCTCCCCGGCGACGGCGCACTGCTGGCCCCCGAGTGGGTGCCATGGGCGGTTCGTCTGGCCGAGTACCAGGCAGCGCAGGCGGTGCAGGCGGCCGCGGCGGCCGAATCCGGCGAGCTCGCGGCATCCGACGACGAGGACGATGACGACCTGGACGATGAGGAAGACGACGGCGATGACGTCGACGATCTCGACGATCTGGATGCGTCGGACTTCGACGACGACGGTTCGGCGATCCTGCACGGCGGCGACCTGGACGGTGTCGACATCGACGAGCTCGACGAGAGCGCCGTCGACGACGACGAGGATGTCGACATCGACGAGCTCGACGAGCTCGACGAGAGCGCCGTCGACGACGACGAGGATGCCGACGAAGACGAGGACGAGTCTTCGGACGACGCGTTCGTCCCCGTCGACGACGCCGACCGGGACGAATCGGACGACTGA
- a CDS encoding cold shock domain-containing protein, with amino-acid sequence MPTGKVRFYDEEKGFGFISADDGQDVFLHATALPAGTTGLKPGTRLEFGVADGKRGLQALSVRVLEAPVSLSKRSRKPADDMAIIVEDLVKLLDGIGGDLRHGRYPSGPHAKKIAAVLRKVADDFEA; translated from the coding sequence ATGCCCACCGGCAAGGTCAGGTTCTACGACGAGGAGAAGGGCTTCGGCTTCATCTCCGCCGATGACGGCCAGGATGTCTTCCTGCACGCCACCGCCCTCCCCGCCGGCACCACCGGGCTCAAGCCCGGCACCCGCCTGGAATTCGGCGTCGCCGACGGCAAACGGGGGCTGCAGGCGCTATCGGTGCGCGTGCTCGAGGCCCCTGTGAGCCTGTCCAAGCGCAGCCGCAAGCCCGCTGACGACATGGCGATCATCGTCGAAGACCTCGTGAAGCTGCTCGACGGCATCGGCGGCGACTTGCGTCACGGCCGGTACCCGAGCGGTCCGCACGCGAAGAAGATCGCAGCAGTGCTGCGCAAGGTAGCTGATGACTTCGAGGCCTGA
- a CDS encoding multidrug ABC transporter ATPase — translation MSTRTPGEDMPIRRIDRILAFMSFGLLLLSIVSFVAIMIGSAAGGDMRSGLWPTVGGIVWFAPPLAFVLLITLVIMSFVRRARANRTN, via the coding sequence ATGAGCACACGCACCCCCGGCGAAGACATGCCGATCCGCCGAATCGACCGCATTCTTGCGTTCATGTCGTTCGGTCTGCTGCTGCTGTCGATCGTCAGCTTCGTGGCGATCATGATCGGCTCCGCAGCGGGTGGCGACATGCGCAGCGGCCTGTGGCCGACCGTGGGCGGCATCGTCTGGTTCGCTCCTCCCCTGGCCTTCGTCCTGCTGATCACGCTGGTGATCATGAGCTTCGTGCGAAGGGCTCGCGCCAATAGGACGAACTGA
- a CDS encoding helicase-associated domain-containing protein: MPYPADSRALATWLAAQDDAALSALLSQRGISPSASWADFFDAAEAIQDAAPLARALAALPRPLAEALIAAGEGTVAEPARSELIARALVAPDGEVYRAVAEAVAAHPSAPQPAPASPATASPTTASPAPASATPASESDAAAAERAFTAAATLADILQLALGAPLVRIGSGALGATERRRLLEAGIVDDAATADELVALSAVTGLTAPTDKEWLVTSAGLEWLRAGTVDRWGDVARRLRDALPSALRTADGGWTDPAEWPAAYPFDPSWPPRAERWRALMHRWALIGADGNSAPWAKGLAAGDETDLDELRALLPSEVDRVFLQNDLTAIAPGPLAPHLDMRLRTMAIRESRAQASSYRFTPDSIGAAITGGETAESLREFLTDLSLTGLPQPLAYEIERTAARHGLIRVVDDPASGSTLVSSEDPRVLDTLAVDQALRPLGFVRHPQGLASRSSADTVFWMLADARYPVGMQDASGHTRTVMRHRLAADPAEATVRAYDGLLARLRAAHDADADAAWLGRELEQAVRAKSLIVVTVRLPDGSTRDFTLEASGLGGGRLRGRDRAADVERTLPVASIESVHPV; encoded by the coding sequence GTGCCCTACCCGGCTGATTCCCGTGCGCTGGCGACCTGGCTCGCCGCGCAGGACGACGCCGCGCTCAGCGCACTGCTGTCCCAGCGAGGCATCTCCCCCAGCGCGTCGTGGGCCGACTTCTTCGACGCCGCCGAAGCGATCCAGGATGCCGCGCCGCTCGCGCGTGCCCTCGCCGCACTTCCTCGGCCGCTGGCCGAAGCCCTCATCGCCGCCGGTGAAGGCACCGTCGCCGAACCGGCCCGGTCCGAACTGATCGCCCGGGCCCTCGTCGCCCCCGATGGCGAGGTGTACCGCGCCGTCGCCGAGGCCGTCGCAGCCCACCCGTCGGCACCGCAACCGGCCCCGGCATCCCCGGCCACCGCGTCACCGACCACCGCGTCACCGGCCCCCGCGTCAGCGACCCCGGCGTCCGAATCGGATGCCGCCGCGGCCGAGCGTGCCTTCACCGCCGCCGCCACCCTCGCCGACATCCTGCAGCTCGCCCTGGGGGCGCCGCTCGTGCGCATCGGCTCGGGCGCGCTGGGCGCGACGGAGCGTCGCCGGCTGCTGGAGGCGGGCATCGTCGACGACGCCGCCACCGCCGACGAACTCGTCGCACTGTCGGCGGTGACGGGACTGACCGCCCCCACCGACAAGGAGTGGCTCGTCACGTCTGCGGGCCTGGAGTGGCTGCGCGCGGGCACGGTCGATCGCTGGGGTGACGTGGCCCGGCGGCTGCGCGACGCACTGCCCTCGGCGCTGCGCACAGCCGACGGCGGCTGGACCGACCCCGCCGAGTGGCCCGCGGCCTACCCGTTCGACCCGTCGTGGCCGCCGCGCGCGGAGCGGTGGCGTGCGCTGATGCACCGCTGGGCCCTCATCGGCGCCGACGGCAACAGCGCGCCATGGGCGAAGGGACTGGCCGCCGGCGACGAGACCGACCTGGACGAACTGCGGGCACTGCTGCCCTCCGAGGTGGACCGCGTCTTCCTGCAGAACGACCTCACCGCGATCGCGCCTGGGCCGCTGGCCCCTCACCTGGACATGCGCCTGCGCACCATGGCGATCCGGGAGTCGCGCGCGCAGGCATCCAGCTATCGGTTCACACCCGATTCGATCGGCGCCGCCATCACCGGCGGCGAGACCGCCGAGTCGCTGCGCGAGTTCCTCACCGACCTGTCGCTGACCGGCCTGCCGCAGCCGCTGGCCTATGAGATCGAGCGCACCGCGGCCCGGCACGGCCTGATCCGGGTCGTCGACGACCCGGCATCCGGATCCACCCTCGTTTCCAGCGAGGACCCCCGGGTGCTCGACACGCTCGCCGTCGATCAGGCGCTGCGCCCGCTCGGGTTCGTCCGCCACCCGCAGGGCCTCGCGTCACGCTCGAGCGCCGACACCGTGTTCTGGATGCTCGCCGACGCCCGCTACCCCGTCGGAATGCAGGACGCATCCGGCCACACCCGCACCGTGATGCGCCACCGCCTGGCCGCCGACCCGGCCGAGGCGACCGTGCGCGCCTATGACGGGCTGCTGGCGCGGCTGCGCGCCGCGCACGACGCCGACGCGGATGCCGCGTGGCTCGGCCGCGAGCTCGAACAGGCCGTGCGGGCGAAGTCGCTGATCGTGGTCACGGTGCGCCTGCCCGACGGGTCGACCCGCGACTTCACACTCGAGGCCAGCGGCCTCGGCGGTGGGCGCCTGCGCGGACGCGATCGGGCCGCCGATGTGGAGCGCACGCTGCCGGTGGCGAGCATCGAATCGGTGCACCCGGTCTGA
- a CDS encoding DivIVA domain-containing protein — translation MHSSDIRGVQFPRLKTVLGLFGPAGYATGDVDEFLKQCAEALKARESGGWTRLRGEDIVVKQFDYTRRGGPYDSDAVDQFLDRVVALRAYEQPAG, via the coding sequence GTGCACAGTTCCGACATCCGCGGTGTCCAGTTCCCCAGGCTCAAGACTGTGCTCGGCCTGTTCGGCCCCGCCGGCTACGCCACCGGTGACGTCGACGAGTTCCTGAAGCAGTGCGCCGAGGCCCTCAAAGCGCGGGAGAGCGGCGGCTGGACGCGACTGCGCGGCGAAGACATCGTGGTGAAGCAGTTCGATTACACGCGGCGCGGCGGACCCTACGATTCGGATGCCGTCGACCAATTCCTCGACCGGGTCGTGGCACTGCGCGCGTACGAACAACCCGCGGGCTGA